The Desmodus rotundus isolate HL8 chromosome 13, HLdesRot8A.1, whole genome shotgun sequence genome has a window encoding:
- the DEFB108B gene encoding beta-defensin 108B, with translation MRIAVCLFSVLFFMSQVPPAVSKFKEICERPNGSCQNFCIETEIHVGRCLNGQLCCLPMGHQPHIDLTTPSEEE, from the exons ATGAGGATTGCTGTGTGcctcttttctgttctcttctttATGAGCCAAGTCCCACCAG CTGTGAGCAAATTCAAGGAGATCTGTGAGCGTCCCAATGGCTCCTGCCAAAACTTCTGCATTGAAACAGAAATCCATGTTGGACGATGTCTAAATGGCCAGTTGTGCTGCCTGCCGATGGGGCACCAGCCACATATCGACCTCACAACACCCAGTGAGGAGGAATGA